The nucleotide sequence TAGGCTCCGGAAGTACATTTTCTTTTGATCTTCCTAAATAATAGTTGATAAATAGTGTTAATCATCTAAAAAAAGAGAGCGGAAAAAATAAAAAAACCACCTCTATTTCTAAAGGTGGTTTGTAGACCCACAGGGATTTTCACCTACCATTGCTTAAAGCCTCAATAAATATATAAATTGTACATTTTCAATGAATTACTATTTTTATTAATTTTATGATATTCAATAAATCTATTTGGATATCATAAAAAATGGCTGTAATTTTGGCTGTAATTTATTTTAATATTGAGATGATAAATATAAAAAGAAAAATCAACATTGTTTTGGAGAAAAGAAAAAAAGACGGTGTAATAGTTAATCATAATGTTCCGATTTTCTTCCGTGTAACTTTCAATTCAAATAGAGTGAATCTTTTTACAGGTTTTCGTGTTGATAGAAATAATTGGGACGAGAAATTATCTCAAATTAAGAAAGGTATTTCTAATATTAATGGGGAAACTATTGAAGAGATTAACACTAAACTGAGTAATCTTGAGAATGATTTACAGGCTTTTTTCATTAAATGTCAGGTCAAGAAGTTGAAAAAAATGAATTATTAGAAAATTTCCAAATGGAAGAATTGGAACAAAGATTTGAAATGAAGGCTTGGGACGTAAGTGTATCTGCACCTACAATGTTTGATGCTGGTGAAACAATTGAAACCAATACTACTGCCGTTGGAGGTAGTGCCACTTGGACATTTTAAAAAGTAACAGCTAATACAATCTATGTATTAGCTGTTTTTATATTTCAATTTTTATGAGAGTAGTTTTTTTTACAACAATTTTGTTGATATCCTCACAAATTAACGCACAGTTACTTCCAAAGTATACTGATTCTCTTAAATATAAAAAAGATACTGCAATATTAGGATTAAGCAACAAAAAAGAAATAGTAATAGATTTTAAAAAACCACAAAAAAAGAGTGGTTTTAATTTTTCTCTTGGAAAAGAAAAAGAAGTTATTTACAGAGATAATTTTACAAATCGGATTTATTTTCAAAATGGATTTGATAGAACATTAATATATCAAAGAGATAATACAACTAAATGAAGTCCATATTATTTTTAATAGCCTATTTGGGGTTATCATTACAATTTTATTTTCCTCAAAATATCAAAGTAAGAATTATTGATTCTGAAGAAAACAAACCTCTTCAAAATGTTAGAATTATGTCTGATAATGTGGTGCTGTATAGTAACGATGATGGGGAAGTAGAACTAAAAAATGATAAGAAACCACTGAATATTTTTGCTCAAGGATATGAAGAGTTAACATTGGAGTCTTTAACTCCTATTATAAAATTAAAGCCATTATATAAAGATATTGAAGAGGTGAAAATATCCAAAATAGATATAAGGCAAATGTTTCAAAATGCTTTAAAAGATTATCTAAGCATATATTACAGTAAGCCCTCTCTATATCAATCTACAATAAAGCAAAAAGGTTATATTGATGGGAAAATGATTAACCTTTTAATAGCCAATATTGACATATGGGCTTTAGCAAATGCCTATAATTTTAAGGCACAAGATAATGTCGACTCTTTTGTCCAAATCGGCTTTAACAACATTAAATATTTTAAAACTAAAGTATCTTCTAATGATTATCCCTTTAATACAGATATTCAAATAACTCCCAAAAACTTTATTCAGAAGTTATTTTTTAATAGTGAAATTATTGGTTTTTTAAATGATACAAAAAATAGTGTATTTGTTTCAAAAATACTTTCAGAAAACCGGAACATTCAAATTATTTATTTTGAAACAAAAAATGAAATAAATACATATAAAGGAAAATTTACATATAGCAAAACAGACAAAGTCATTAGTAGTTTTGATCTTTATATAACAAATATGTCTCAGTCGTTCAAGAACAAGAACAAACGAGGAGAAGCTTACGAAGGTGTAGCCACTTCAAATAATATCAAATATGATTTTTATAAAAAAGACGGAAAATATCTACCAGCTTTAGTTTATACCGAAATTAAAGGTTATGCGCTATACAAAGAAAAAAAGTATCCCGTTTCATTTATTCAAGAAATAAATTTTCAAAAATTTTTAGAATCAGATAAAAAAGGATTGAAAAATAAAATTGATTTAAATAAAAATCTAACCGAAAATATTGCTAATAAAGAGATTAAAGAAAATAATACTTTACTTTCCAAAGAAGAACAGAAATTTATTGATGAGCCATAAAAAGAAATCTCCAGAATTTTACGAATATTATCCTAAACTATTTCACGATTATTTTCCAGATATAGATAAGGTGACAATAGACCTGCTTTCAAAAGCAGGCTTTTATTTTTATCAATCTATTTTGCAATTAGATGCTGTTATTGATAATCAAGAAAATCATAGAATATTTAATGTTTTAGATTTACAAGAGAATGCAATAAAAATTTTATCCACAATATATGAAGATGGTAACAATTTTTGGAATCTTTGGGAAACAAGAAAAAGAGAGTTTCGCAAGGCAATATCATTAGAAAAAAACCTTTGGAATAATCCAAGTGAAGAGAATTATAATAAAGTTGCAGATATGAAATCTGCCTTTGGAAAAGTAGCTATTGATAGTTTATTTATTTTTTCAGAAAATAGTAACAATAGCGAAATTTATAATTTACTGCTCGAATCTCATAAATATTTTTCGATAGGGTTTCAATTATATGATGATATTATAGATTTCACAGAGGACTTTAACAAAAAACAATTTAATTGGGCGGTATATGAATTATCCAAAACATTAGACTTTTCCAAATATAAATATGATGTAAATATTTTAAATAAGTTGTTTTATATAGATGGAACAAGTGTTATTCTTTTTGAAAAATCAATTTATTATTTGGAGAAGGCTAAAAAAGTAATTGAAAAATTGCCACCGGATAGTTTGTGGCTGGATACAATCTGCGACTTTGAAAAAACAATTCTTCAAACCAAGGATTCAGTTAATGGTTATGTCAAAACAATAGAAGAAAAAGCAAATACAAAAAGAAAATTAATTCAAGAAGATTACTTTTTTGATTTTAATAAAGTCACAATAGACTTTTTTTTTAAAGGCTTGCAATTCATTAAGAGTGATTTTCTTCAAAATTATGTTGTTTTAAAGCATTTATGTATTTAGGAGGTATGGAAGGATTCGAGAATGAAATTGATATCCATTCTTCAGATACTTTTCAAAGAGCATTATTGAATGATTGTTTGTTGGAAATTGCACATTCTTTTAATCTTAATCTTCAAGTTTTTATTGAAAAAGAAAATCAATATATAGAAGGAAGACAAAATAAGGACAATATTGGAGCTTGGTCTTATTTTCCAACTGTTCAGGAAATAGCAGCAGATATTGACGATCTAGGGCAAATTATGCAACAGTTTATCAAAACAGGAAATGGGAAATTGGTAGATAAATATTGTATAAAAGCAATTAGTATTGCCGTATCTGAAAGAACACAGCCTAGTGGTGGAATAGAAACTTGGATTCTTCCTAAAGTAAATCTTACTGAAAAACAGAAAAAACAGGATTTATTCAATTCTACCAAATGGGGAAAAGGGGCAGATGTGGAAGTTGTAGCCAACTTTGTATATGCTTTAACCTTATTAGATTCAGAAAAATACAAGTCCACCATAGAAAAAGCAATCAAGTATATTATTTCAGAGCAAAAAGAGCAAGGGTATTGGGAGAGCAGATGGTACTATGGTAAACTTTATGGTACATATGTTTGTCTGAGGTTGCTTAATGAGTTTCCTACACAATATGGAGCTGTCAAGCAGAAAATAAAAGACTTTTTGATTGGTTTCCAAAATGCTGATGGAAGTTTTGATGAGAATCAATATAAAAATTTGTCAACTTCTTTTGCTATTTTTTGCATGAATTTATTAGAGTTTCCTGAACTTGAGAAAATGAAAAATAGCGCACAACAATTTTTAATAGAACATCAGCATGAAAATGGTAGTTGGAAGGCGGAAAATTTTATTAAACCTAAAGCCCATGAGCCTTACAAAAGTAAGACGCTTACTACTGCTTACGCATTAAAGGCTTTACTATAATGGAGGAAAGCCCTGTATATAAACTATCATCAGATATTGAATTTTCAAAATTCAATGAAAGTGAATATTTACTGCATAATGTAAAACTTAATAAATATACTAAACTGAATCAGAAATACTATGATTTATTAAGTTTAGCAGATGGGAGCAGAACAGTATCACAAATTAATATGGATTTTCAAAAAAGCCATAAAGTACCTATTTCAGATTCACAAATTATATTGCTTTTTGGTCAGCTAAAACAGTATGGAACTTTTGGTCACGATGATTCAATAAAAGAACAATCAAAAATTCCGGACTATATAAAATATGGTTTCATTTTTCTTAAACCAGAAGTAATTTCAACAATAGTTCCCTTCTTGAAACTATTGTTTGTCAGGAAAGTTTTTTATTCGGTTATTTTTTTTTCAATCATTATTTTTGGATATAGTATTTATACAAATTATTATAATAATCCGACTCTCAACTCTAATACTTTTGTGCCATATTTTATATTGCTACTTTTTATAAGTACTATTTTTCATGAGCTGGGACATGCAAGTGCATCCCATTTTTTCAAGGCAAGACATGGAGGAATTGGCTTTGGTTTTTACTTGTATTTCATACCAGCATTTTTTGCAGACGTGACGGATATATGGAGATTAAGTAAGTGGAAAAGAATTATAGTAAATAGTGCAGGTATTTATTTTGAAATTATTTTTTGCTTATTACTATTAATTATTGGTTTTTTTATAAAATATCATATACTGGAAATTTTGGCATTGGCTATTTCAGTAAAAGCATTATACAATCTAATCCCATTTTTGCGAGCTGATGGATATTGGATATTGTCAGACTTGTTGAACAAGCCTAATCTTAATTTCCATGCCATGAACAACTTAAAATTGATTCTATTATCTACTTTTAAAAATGAAAAGTCTATACTAACGAAAAAGGATTATCTTATTGCTTTATATGGGGGCTTTAACATTGTAATGATAGCTCTGTTTTTCTATTATCAAATATTTTTAAATTGGTATTCAATTATAAATTTTCCCATAACAATTTATAAAATAGTTATCTCAATCTTTCAATGGAAGTTTAATTTAAGCTTTAATGAATTATTCAAACTATTATCAGTCTTAATTTTTTACATTATAAGTGTCAAGATAATTTTAGGAATAATGAAGAGATAATTATTGTTTTTCAAACACACTAAATAATTGCACAATTTAAAGTTATAGAATTGACTTTTAAAATGAAATTTCATATAGAAAAATTAGCACCTAAATTAGCACCCGAAAATTAAAAAGCCTATAAACACGTTGTTTATAGGCTTTTTTTGCGGAGAGTGAGGGAAAGTAACTGCCTTAGTAGGAGCTTCCGGAAGTTGTAAACCACCATAATGAAATTGCTTCTTAAATTTTACAAACCTGTTAAGGGAAGTATCTTTTACAACTATGATGATTTAGAGATCATCTCACCGAAAAGTTTGAGAGAGAATTGTGGCGTAGTGATGCAGGACGGGTATATTTTTTCGGATACTATCGAAAGAAATATTGCA is from Epilithonimonas vandammei and encodes:
- a CDS encoding zinc metalloprotease, whose translation is MEESPVYKLSSDIEFSKFNESEYLLHNVKLNKYTKLNQKYYDLLSLADGSRTVSQINMDFQKSHKVPISDSQIILLFGQLKQYGTFGHDDSIKEQSKIPDYIKYGFIFLKPEVISTIVPFLKLLFVRKVFYSVIFFSIIIFGYSIYTNYYNNPTLNSNTFVPYFILLLFISTIFHELGHASASHFFKARHGGIGFGFYLYFIPAFFADVTDIWRLSKWKRIIVNSAGIYFEIIFCLLLLIIGFFIKYHILEILALAISVKALYNLIPFLRADGYWILSDLLNKPNLNFHAMNNLKLILLSTFKNEKSILTKKDYLIALYGGFNIVMIALFFYYQIFLNWYSIINFPITIYKIVISIFQWKFNLSFNELFKLLSVLIFYIISVKIILGIMKR
- a CDS encoding prenyltransferase/squalene oxidase repeat-containing protein; translated protein: MEIAHSFNLNLQVFIEKENQYIEGRQNKDNIGAWSYFPTVQEIAADIDDLGQIMQQFIKTGNGKLVDKYCIKAISIAVSERTQPSGGIETWILPKVNLTEKQKKQDLFNSTKWGKGADVEVVANFVYALTLLDSEKYKSTIEKAIKYIISEQKEQGYWESRWYYGKLYGTYVCLRLLNEFPTQYGAVKQKIKDFLIGFQNADGSFDENQYKNLSTSFAIFCMNLLEFPELEKMKNSAQQFLIEHQHENGSWKAENFIKPKAHEPYKSKTLTTAYALKALL